One Hugenholtzia roseola DSM 9546 genomic window carries:
- the pnuC gene encoding nicotinamide riboside transporter PnuC, translating into MYETLIASIKTYLARPESLEDFAALMGFICVLLNTRAHVLGWVFGIFSIIPYIYIFYQVGLYGDFSLHIFFLFANFYGLYHWLWGGQKAKIDSLPITKSKPTILLKSAVFALLGTILFGFITSNIQGVSYPYIDAYIAVFSIWGQILLAQKKIENWLLWIAVDVVAIWVYYHKDLKSTAFLYLIYLFMASYGYWHWHNKIKSYSV; encoded by the coding sequence ATGTATGAAACTCTGATAGCTTCTATCAAAACTTACCTTGCGCGTCCAGAATCCTTAGAAGATTTTGCCGCATTGATGGGATTTATTTGTGTCTTGCTCAATACACGCGCTCATGTTTTAGGTTGGGTTTTTGGAATTTTTAGCATCATTCCTTACATCTATATTTTCTATCAAGTAGGATTGTATGGTGATTTTTCCTTACACATATTTTTTCTTTTTGCAAATTTTTATGGTCTTTATCATTGGCTTTGGGGAGGGCAAAAGGCAAAAATAGACAGCCTGCCTATTACCAAAAGCAAGCCTACTATTTTGCTAAAAAGTGCAGTTTTTGCTTTGTTAGGTACAATTTTATTTGGTTTCATTACCTCAAACATACAAGGCGTGTCCTACCCTTACATTGATGCTTATATTGCCGTTTTTAGCATTTGGGGGCAGATTCTCTTGGCACAGAAAAAAATTGAAAATTGGCTACTTTGGATAGCAGTAGATGTGGTCGCTATCTGGGTTTATTATCATAAAGATTTAAAAAGTACAGCATTTTTGTACTTAATCTATCTTTTTATGGCAAGTTATGGTTATTGGCATTGGCACAATAAAATCAAAAGTTATTCTGTTTAG
- the bioA gene encoding adenosylmethionine--8-amino-7-oxononanoate transaminase, producing MTQFDDLLKEDQNYIWHPFTPFTDKANVLPVNKAEGSYLYLENGRKVLDIIASWWVNLHGHAHPEIAQAIYKQAQNLEQVIFAGFTHEPAIRLSKILVENLVQDTAFGKVFFSDNGSTAVEVAIKMALQYFFNKNEFNKLKIIAFEGAYHGDTFGAMSVGGRTPFNAAFNPLLFEVKFISIPTKDNLHRLLQTFETLTSDPSCAAFIFEPLVQGANGMNTYAAEHLDLLIEIAQKKEIICIADEVMTGFGRTGKLLASHYLKNMPDIICLSKGITGGFLPLGATVCKEKIAEAFYADALHKTFFHGHSYTANPLACAAACKSFEILERSTTQKQIEAIQEAHFSFIEKLQKNPLSEKYIKEIRHIGTILAIEINTKEYYSYFNEHRKLIYDFFLDKNILMRPLGNVLYLLPPYSTTVADLNYVYQQIEAFLTFLSKAE from the coding sequence ATGACCCAATTTGATGATTTATTAAAAGAAGACCAAAACTATATTTGGCACCCCTTTACCCCTTTTACAGACAAGGCAAATGTGCTGCCTGTCAATAAGGCAGAAGGTTCATATTTATACTTAGAAAATGGGAGAAAAGTATTAGATATTATTGCTTCTTGGTGGGTCAATTTGCATGGGCATGCGCACCCCGAAATTGCGCAGGCTATTTACAAGCAAGCGCAAAATTTAGAACAGGTGATTTTTGCAGGTTTTACCCATGAGCCAGCTATCAGGTTAAGTAAAATTTTAGTAGAAAATTTAGTGCAAGATACAGCATTTGGAAAAGTTTTTTTTTCGGATAATGGCTCTACTGCGGTCGAGGTTGCAATAAAAATGGCATTACAATATTTTTTCAATAAAAATGAATTTAATAAACTTAAAATTATTGCTTTTGAAGGTGCTTATCATGGCGATACGTTTGGGGCAATGTCGGTAGGGGGGCGCACGCCCTTTAATGCAGCTTTTAATCCACTTTTATTTGAGGTAAAATTTATATCAATTCCTACAAAAGACAACTTACACAGGCTGCTTCAGACTTTCGAAACCCTCACTTCTGACCCTTCTTGTGCTGCCTTTATCTTTGAGCCTTTGGTGCAGGGCGCAAATGGTATGAATACCTATGCAGCCGAACATTTGGACTTATTGATAGAAATAGCACAAAAAAAAGAAATAATTTGTATTGCAGACGAAGTAATGACAGGTTTTGGACGCACAGGAAAACTATTGGCGAGTCATTATTTAAAAAATATGCCTGATATTATTTGTTTATCCAAAGGAATTACAGGCGGTTTTCTTCCCTTAGGAGCAACGGTTTGCAAAGAGAAAATAGCGGAGGCTTTTTATGCGGACGCGCTACACAAAACTTTTTTTCATGGACATTCATACACAGCCAACCCTTTGGCTTGCGCCGCCGCTTGCAAAAGTTTTGAAATTTTAGAACGCAGCACTACCCAAAAACAAATAGAGGCAATTCAAGAAGCACATTTTAGTTTTATAGAAAAACTACAAAAAAATCCTTTATCAGAAAAATACATAAAAGAAATAAGACATATTGGAACAATTTTGGCTATTGAAATCAATACAAAAGAGTATTATTCTTATTTTAATGAACATAGAAAGCTAATTTATGATTTTTTCTTAGATAAAAATATCCTGATGCGTCCGTTGGGAAATGTCTTGTACCTGCTGCCGCCCTATTCTACTACTGTCGCGGATTTAAACTATGTTTATCAACAGATAGAGGCATTTTTAACCTTTTTATCAAAGGCAGAGTAG
- a CDS encoding glycosyltransferase codes for MKKENKIEISILIASYQEQERLPLFLESLNAQTFFSKTENKDKIEIIIIDDGSTDHTADILEKYSVFFKNIKILKNTENIGKKESLIKICKLAKGNYFLFTDADMILSPFWVEEMYHQRLDFQSVAGISFPKARNLWEGWQQVEYILLFFSIYLLNKSNINISVMGNNWLLKRDTYLKVGGYEDLVETPTEDFALFKKISLFFRKKGKILKHNQLFTSKSALKTYALKEPFSLFQQRLRWAKGAWLGSNHWERLALFFYGAQLFIWIILFFLDKKTLFYLLFFSFVIDFLLLIVASYKIKKVKIIFFYLAGFCMYQKILYAVVLVGILLGTPIRWKDKIFK; via the coding sequence ATGAAAAAAGAAAACAAAATAGAAATTTCTATCCTAATAGCTTCTTATCAGGAGCAAGAGAGGCTTCCGCTTTTTTTAGAGAGTTTGAACGCACAAACTTTTTTTTCTAAAACAGAAAACAAAGATAAAATAGAAATTATTATCATTGATGATGGCTCGACAGACCATACGGCAGATATTTTAGAAAAATATAGCGTATTTTTTAAAAACATTAAAATTTTAAAAAATACAGAAAACATAGGAAAAAAAGAATCGCTTATTAAAATTTGTAAATTAGCTAAGGGCAATTATTTCCTCTTTACAGATGCAGATATGATACTCTCGCCTTTTTGGGTGGAAGAAATGTATCATCAAAGGCTTGATTTTCAAAGTGTTGCGGGCATTTCTTTTCCAAAGGCGCGTAACCTTTGGGAAGGTTGGCAGCAGGTAGAATATATTTTACTATTTTTCTCAATTTATCTTTTAAATAAATCAAATATTAATATTTCCGTTATGGGAAATAATTGGTTACTCAAACGCGACACTTATCTAAAAGTGGGCGGCTATGAAGATTTGGTGGAAACGCCTACAGAGGATTTTGCTTTATTTAAAAAAATAAGTCTTTTTTTTCGTAAAAAAGGAAAAATACTGAAACACAATCAATTATTTACCTCAAAATCTGCGCTAAAAACTTATGCACTTAAAGAGCCTTTCTCTCTTTTTCAACAGCGATTAAGATGGGCAAAGGGGGCTTGGTTGGGTAGTAATCACTGGGAACGCTTGGCACTATTTTTCTACGGGGCGCAACTTTTTATTTGGATTATTTTATTTTTTTTAGATAAAAAAACACTTTTCTACTTACTATTTTTTTCCTTTGTCATAGATTTTCTATTACTAATAGTTGCATCATACAAAATAAAAAAAGTAAAAATCATATTTTTTTACTTAGCAGGGTTTTGTATGTATCAAAAAATTCTGTATGCGGTTGTGCTTGTGGGAATTTTGTTGGGTACACCTATTAGGTGGAAAGATAAGATTTTTAAATAA
- a CDS encoding DUF7149 domain-containing protein — MILKPLHPRQTLSVAFLRMMPNRAEMDNFKAHLALLLDGCSETESEEFHKNLISDFFKDAYYKQNHFINTKGRNDLVIHNGQNAKSNVGVIIEVKKMTNKAEMVTKDNLNKKAFHELVLYYLREKITHKNIELKHLIVTNINEWFIFDAQIFDKTFAQNKDFVKQFNDFEEGRLANSKTDFFYKQIAEPFINHINSEIEFAYFNLQDYRAALQEAEKELDLMPLYKIFSPEHLLKLPFANDSNSLDKGFYNELLHILGLTEVKESGKKLIKRNKEGERNSGTILEEAISQLDSLNKLTRLPHAKNFGATQQERLFNVAIELSITWINRILFLKLLEAQLVSYHKSDKTYSFLNLDKIKNYDDLNSLFFQVLARQHHQRNEDVKTIFEKVPYLNSSLFEPTELEHNALFINGLNSEKTIPVFSQTVLKDRQGNKKTGNLRTIEYLFGFLDAYDFGTEGKGEIREESKTLISASVLGLIFEKINGYKDGSFFTPGFITMYMCKETIRKAVVQKFNEVKKWNCKDLNGIYDKIEDRKEANQIINSLKICDPAVGSGHFLVSALNEIIEIKSELKILEDKNGKSLNRYHIKVENDELSIMNQDGEIFEYKPKDPESQRVQETIFHEKQSIIESCLFGVDINPNSVKICRLRLWIELLKNAYYKNINELETLPNIDINIKCGNSLVSRFALDADIKQVLKKSKWTIESYRKAVSTYRNAENKEQKWEMERLISDIKSDVRTEIAKKDPKLIKKSKLEGELFILINQTAVFGESEKEKKEKAGKIDILTKEINKIEAEIEEMQSNPIYENAFEWRFEFPEVLNEEGDFVGFDVVIGNPPYVDYREIDKAQITHLQNFKTLEESPRPNLYQFFIELSYIIMNQKAHFCYINPTQFLSIDAGYGIRRFIVENTIIQFIDDISNIKVFDEAATYTVVWSFRKEKNGNYPVRISKCKSIEDIGQETLLVRKNDIIANGKYLIIANVNQVVIGKIELNKVKLATLCDMIWGTSQSGYGKKKILAEQYTQLDNKEKQKYAPIIQTRDIKNYVIDWKKEYIPREIFSNNAIAKFETKEKIVIARMTLRLQAAIDQKQCFVGKSTVLFNINKKIKPYFLLALLNSKIINFWYKNYFENTHLSGGYIRFDIPYMKKIPIAIPSTDLQNKIIKLVKQILVQKEKGQDTSKLEAQIDRLVYELYDLTEEEIKIVEKS, encoded by the coding sequence ATGATATTAAAACCCCTGCACCCTCGTCAGACTTTGAGTGTCGCTTTTCTAAGAATGATGCCCAATAGAGCCGAAATGGACAATTTTAAGGCACATCTTGCTCTCTTGCTCGATGGGTGCAGCGAAACAGAAAGTGAGGAATTTCATAAAAATCTAATTTCAGATTTTTTTAAAGATGCTTACTATAAACAAAATCATTTTATCAATACCAAAGGGCGAAACGACCTTGTGATTCACAACGGACAAAATGCCAAATCTAATGTCGGCGTAATCATCGAAGTCAAAAAAATGACCAACAAAGCCGAAATGGTTACAAAAGACAATCTAAATAAAAAAGCATTTCACGAATTAGTTTTGTACTATTTGAGAGAAAAAATCACGCACAAAAATATTGAGCTAAAACATTTGATTGTAACAAACATCAATGAGTGGTTTATTTTTGATGCGCAAATATTTGATAAGACATTTGCACAAAATAAAGATTTTGTAAAACAATTTAATGACTTTGAAGAAGGACGTTTGGCAAATAGCAAAACAGACTTTTTCTACAAACAAATTGCAGAACCTTTTATTAATCATATCAATTCTGAAATAGAATTTGCTTATTTCAACCTGCAAGATTATCGGGCAGCCCTACAAGAGGCAGAAAAGGAACTGGATTTAATGCCTTTATACAAAATATTTTCGCCCGAACATTTGCTCAAATTGCCTTTTGCCAACGACAGCAACAGCCTCGATAAGGGTTTTTACAACGAACTTTTGCATATTTTGGGGCTTACGGAGGTGAAAGAGAGCGGCAAAAAACTGATAAAACGCAATAAAGAAGGCGAAAGAAATTCGGGTACTATTTTGGAAGAAGCTATTAGCCAATTAGATAGCCTCAATAAATTGACGCGATTGCCCCATGCCAAAAATTTTGGTGCAACGCAACAAGAAAGGCTTTTTAATGTAGCAATCGAGCTAAGTATCACTTGGATAAATCGAATTTTATTTTTAAAACTATTAGAAGCACAACTTGTTTCTTATCATAAAAGCGATAAAACATATTCTTTTTTGAATTTAGATAAAATTAAAAACTATGACGACCTCAATAGTCTATTTTTTCAAGTCTTGGCTCGTCAGCACCATCAAAGAAATGAAGATGTAAAAACGATTTTCGAGAAAGTGCCTTATCTCAATTCTTCGCTTTTTGAGCCTACTGAATTAGAACATAACGCTTTGTTTATCAATGGTTTAAATAGCGAAAAGACCATTCCCGTTTTTTCGCAAACCGTTCTCAAAGACCGACAAGGCAACAAAAAAACAGGCAATTTGCGAACTATCGAATACCTTTTCGGGTTTCTTGATGCCTACGATTTCGGCACAGAGGGCAAAGGCGAGATTAGAGAAGAAAGCAAAACCTTGATTTCGGCTTCAGTTTTGGGTTTGATTTTCGAAAAAATAAATGGTTACAAAGATGGTTCATTTTTTACGCCCGGTTTTATTACGATGTACATGTGTAAGGAAACTATCCGAAAGGCAGTTGTACAAAAATTTAATGAGGTCAAAAAGTGGAATTGCAAGGACTTAAACGGGATTTATGACAAAATAGAAGACCGAAAAGAAGCCAATCAAATTATTAATAGCCTCAAAATTTGCGACCCTGCCGTAGGTTCGGGACACTTTTTAGTATCCGCTTTAAATGAAATTATTGAAATAAAAAGCGAACTAAAAATATTGGAAGATAAAAATGGAAAATCGCTCAATCGCTACCACATCAAAGTAGAGAACGACGAACTAAGCATTATGAACCAAGATGGGGAAATATTTGAATACAAACCCAAAGACCCTGAAAGCCAAAGAGTGCAGGAAACTATTTTTCATGAAAAGCAAAGCATTATAGAAAGTTGTCTTTTTGGTGTAGATATTAACCCTAATTCGGTTAAAATCTGCCGTCTGCGTTTGTGGATTGAACTTTTAAAAAATGCTTATTACAAAAATATAAATGAACTCGAAACTTTGCCTAATATTGATATAAATATCAAATGTGGCAATTCTTTGGTGAGTCGTTTTGCCTTAGATGCCGATATTAAGCAGGTTCTCAAAAAGAGCAAATGGACAATAGAGAGCTACCGCAAAGCCGTTTCCACCTACCGAAATGCCGAAAACAAGGAGCAAAAATGGGAAATGGAACGCCTTATTTCGGATATTAAATCAGATGTTAGAACAGAAATTGCTAAAAAAGACCCCAAACTTATCAAAAAAAGCAAGCTCGAAGGGGAACTTTTTATCCTAATAAACCAAACTGCCGTTTTTGGGGAAAGCGAAAAAGAGAAAAAGGAGAAAGCTGGAAAAATTGATATACTAACAAAGGAAATCAATAAAATAGAGGCAGAAATAGAAGAAATGCAAAGCAATCCCATCTATGAAAATGCCTTCGAATGGCGTTTTGAGTTTCCCGAGGTGCTAAATGAGGAAGGCGATTTTGTGGGTTTTGATGTAGTGATTGGAAATCCACCGTATGTGGATTATAGGGAAATTGATAAAGCTCAAATAACGCATTTACAAAATTTTAAAACCTTAGAAGAATCTCCAAGACCTAATTTATATCAATTTTTTATTGAATTAAGTTATATAATTATGAATCAAAAAGCTCACTTTTGCTATATTAATCCAACTCAATTTTTATCGATTGACGCAGGCTATGGAATAAGACGTTTTATAGTTGAAAACACTATTATACAATTTATAGATGATATTTCTAACATCAAAGTTTTTGATGAGGCTGCTACCTATACGGTTGTGTGGTCTTTTAGAAAAGAAAAAAATGGTAACTATCCTGTACGAATCAGCAAGTGTAAATCCATAGAAGATATTGGTCAGGAAACTTTATTAGTTCGTAAAAATGATATTATTGCTAATGGTAAATACTTAATTATTGCTAATGTCAATCAGGTAGTTATTGGAAAGATAGAATTAAATAAAGTAAAATTAGCTACACTATGCGATATGATTTGGGGAACTTCGCAAAGTGGTTACGGTAAGAAAAAAATTCTCGCTGAACAATACACACAATTAGATAATAAAGAAAAACAAAAATATGCTCCTATTATTCAAACTAGGGACATAAAAAACTACGTTATAGATTGGAAAAAGGAGTACATTCCTCGTGAAATTTTTTCAAATAATGCCATTGCAAAATTTGAAACAAAAGAAAAAATTGTTATTGCACGCATGACCTTACGCTTGCAGGCTGCTATTGACCAAAAACAATGTTTTGTCGGTAAATCAACCGTTCTTTTTAATATTAATAAAAAAATTAAGCCTTATTTTTTGTTGGCTTTATTAAACTCTAAAATAATTAATTTTTGGTATAAAAATTACTTTGAAAATACACATCTTTCAGGCGGATACATTCGCTTTGATATTCCTTATATGAAAAAAATTCCTATCGCTATACCAAGTACCGATTTACAAAACAAAATAATAAAATTAGTAAAGCAAATATTAGTCCAAAAAGAAAAAGGACAAGACACCAGCAAACTCGAAGCCCAAATAGACCGCTTGGTCTATGAACTTTACGATTTGACGGAGGAGGAGATAAAAATTGTGGAGAAATCGTAA
- a CDS encoding FMN-binding negative transcriptional regulator, with the protein MYPSSHYHFENLDFLAQIVKASPLATFITYFEGEIYSTPLPFILKDDTLLAHIDKQNPQASHLSQVPILLHFHLADTYISPQDYSSAQQLPTWNYIKAQVWGKAEILPPTQIVPSLIAQTTSFEGKKENTFILSEDNEKMQRYKNYITAFAVKIEKYEVRLKLSQDKNEADREKALQKMLQNANPNYRELIKNLQMQGIKV; encoded by the coding sequence ATGTACCCTTCTTCACACTATCATTTCGAAAACCTCGATTTTTTGGCTCAAATTGTAAAAGCAAGTCCCTTAGCCACGTTTATTACTTATTTCGAAGGCGAAATATACAGCACTCCCCTTCCTTTTATTTTAAAAGATGATACACTTTTGGCACACATAGACAAACAAAATCCACAAGCAAGCCATCTAAGCCAAGTCCCAATTTTGCTTCATTTTCACCTTGCCGATACCTACATTTCGCCACAGGATTATAGCTCTGCCCAACAGTTGCCCACTTGGAATTACATAAAAGCGCAGGTTTGGGGAAAAGCCGAAATTTTGCCCCCTACACAAATTGTACCCTCGCTTATTGCACAAACTACCTCCTTTGAGGGCAAAAAGGAAAATACCTTTATTTTATCAGAAGATAACGAAAAAATGCAAAGATATAAAAATTACATTACTGCTTTTGCAGTTAAGATTGAAAAATATGAAGTAAGGCTTAAACTTTCACAGGATAAAAATGAAGCCGATAGAGAAAAAGCACTTCAAAAGATGTTACAAAACGCAAACCCAAATTATAGAGAATTGATAAAAAACTTACAGATGCAAGGTATAAAGGTTTGA
- a CDS encoding ABC transporter ATP-binding protein, translating to MLKVEKVSKIYTDTQVPTRALEDISLTISTGEFVAIMGASGCGKSTLLHILGLLDMPTSGELFFMDKKVSALKSRERTLLRREYIGFVFQNFNLIEELTVYENIELPLLYKRFRSQDRKQKIELIMEQMDIAHKRHAYPSQLAGGQQQRVAVARAVVGEPPLILADEPTGNLDFQHGQEVMNIFTQLHSNQTTIVMVTHSRQNANFAERIVHLFDGHIVNNSML from the coding sequence ATGTTAAAAGTAGAAAAGGTAAGTAAAATTTATACCGATACCCAAGTACCTACACGCGCCTTAGAAGACATTTCGCTCACCATCTCAACGGGCGAATTTGTCGCTATCATGGGGGCTTCGGGTTGTGGAAAATCTACCCTCCTGCATATCTTAGGCTTATTGGATATGCCTACTTCGGGCGAACTTTTTTTTATGGACAAAAAGGTAAGTGCCTTAAAATCAAGAGAAAGAACCCTTTTAAGGCGTGAATACATAGGCTTTGTATTTCAAAATTTCAACCTTATAGAAGAACTAACAGTTTATGAAAATATAGAATTACCTTTGCTTTACAAGCGTTTTCGCTCACAGGATAGAAAGCAAAAAATTGAACTTATTATGGAACAGATGGACATTGCACACAAGCGGCATGCCTATCCCTCCCAGCTCGCAGGTGGGCAGCAGCAGCGCGTGGCAGTGGCGCGTGCCGTCGTCGGTGAGCCGCCTCTTATTTTGGCAGACGAGCCTACGGGAAATTTAGATTTTCAGCATGGGCAGGAAGTAATGAACATCTTTACCCAACTGCACAGCAACCAGACTACGATTGTTATGGTAACACACTCACGCCAAAATGCAAACTTCGCCGAAAGAATTGTTCATCTTTTTGATGGACATATTGTAAATAATTCCATGCTTTAA
- a CDS encoding lytic transglycosylase domain-containing protein, whose translation MKQYLHLPTLLTGTCLIILGTLAAWFLLERYEKLQKQNAQNLDYQGVTIPANYHIALPDSFSFCGEEVPLENPEVAESFEKELYINVFRHSSTNLVLKRAQRFFPLIEKILREEGLPEDLKYIAVIESDLENVRSPAGAEGYWQFMPATAKEFSLEISKEVDERFHLEKATRAAAQYFKRAHKRFGNWTNAAASYNNGMGGMRFSLRKQALFSYYDVHLNQETARYIYRALAMKEIMENPDKYGFQVEKNSKHYLPVAYQVVKIDSTIQDLVTFARYFNMSYKTLKYHNPWLISSKLTNKDNKVYEIKIPTNPPALHSDKILSKLRQQNGNHFQFDTLQDSLKSEQEEVFFEKE comes from the coding sequence ATGAAGCAATATTTACACCTACCTACTCTACTTACAGGCACCTGCCTGATTATTTTAGGAACGCTTGCGGCTTGGTTTTTATTGGAGCGTTATGAAAAACTACAAAAACAGAACGCACAGAATCTTGATTATCAAGGCGTTACGATTCCTGCCAACTATCACATTGCCCTGCCCGATAGCTTTTCCTTTTGCGGTGAAGAAGTCCCTTTGGAAAATCCAGAAGTAGCAGAAAGTTTTGAAAAAGAGCTTTATATCAATGTTTTTCGTCATTCTTCTACTAATTTAGTTTTAAAACGCGCTCAACGTTTTTTTCCTCTCATAGAAAAAATATTGCGTGAGGAGGGCTTGCCCGAAGACCTCAAATACATTGCTGTCATAGAAAGCGATTTGGAAAATGTGCGCTCGCCCGCAGGAGCAGAGGGCTATTGGCAATTTATGCCCGCCACAGCCAAAGAATTTAGTTTGGAAATTAGTAAAGAAGTTGATGAGCGTTTTCACTTAGAAAAAGCCACACGCGCCGCCGCCCAATATTTCAAACGCGCCCATAAGCGGTTTGGCAACTGGACAAACGCCGCCGCTTCCTACAACAACGGTATGGGAGGCATGCGCTTTTCCCTGCGCAAACAAGCCCTATTTTCCTACTATGACGTGCATCTCAATCAGGAAACGGCACGTTACATTTATCGCGCTTTGGCAATGAAAGAAATTATGGAAAATCCCGATAAATATGGCTTTCAAGTGGAAAAGAATAGTAAACATTACTTGCCAGTCGCTTATCAAGTCGTGAAAATAGATAGCACCATTCAGGACTTAGTAACCTTTGCGCGGTATTTTAATATGAGCTACAAAACTTTGAAATATCACAATCCTTGGCTTATTAGTTCAAAACTAACAAACAAGGATAATAAAGTTTATGAAATAAAAATTCCAACCAATCCGCCTGCGCTACATTCCGATAAAATTCTTTCAAAACTACGCCAACAAAATGGCAATCATTTTCAATTCGATACGCTTCAAGATAGCTTAAAGAGCGAACAAGAAGAAGTATTTTTTGAAAAAGAGTAA
- a CDS encoding type I restriction enzyme HsdR N-terminal domain-containing protein, which yields MFAFPALHLPALELNKEGQIYEKEGKYYIIDLLRKKHLLLTPEEWVRQHVVQWLMACGYPKGMMSLESSQKLSLQRRYDLLVFDKNKDPFLLVECKASHIKISSDSFQQILSYNLSLQAPYILVTNGLKIFILSKTDKGYAPLSNLPPYL from the coding sequence ATGTTTGCTTTTCCTGCCCTCCATCTTCCCGCTCTTGAACTAAACAAAGAGGGACAAATTTATGAAAAAGAAGGAAAATATTACATCATAGATTTATTGCGAAAAAAGCACCTGCTCCTCACGCCCGAAGAATGGGTCAGGCAGCATGTAGTACAGTGGCTTATGGCTTGTGGCTATCCTAAGGGTATGATGAGTTTGGAAAGTAGCCAAAAATTGAGCCTACAAAGGCGATACGATTTGTTGGTATTTGATAAAAATAAAGACCCTTTTTTGTTGGTGGAATGTAAAGCCAGTCATATTAAAATTAGCTCTGATAGTTTTCAACAAATTCTATCTTACAACCTTTCTTTGCAAGCACCTTATATTTTGGTTACGAATGGGTTAAAAATTTTCATTCTTTCCAAAACTGATAAGGGCTACGCTCCACTTTCCAACCTGCCTCCCTACCTTTGA